A single region of the Triticum dicoccoides isolate Atlit2015 ecotype Zavitan chromosome 2B, WEW_v2.0, whole genome shotgun sequence genome encodes:
- the LOC119363194 gene encoding transcription termination factor MTERF9, chloroplastic-like, protein MALLQLHPPPLAALGRSVLPCRPFPSATATARRSLASVAFSLQTNVRLLKPNRRSRRSRYPYYDLDDDEEEEDEEYDEDDESEDDLSGLEYPGVLYTNNPRAPNKRAGRKTQLVKENWEGRRPKTRDKHASPGRSNSLHPRSKINRTLLNLTSMNSKVELKNESISRSLFQKLQEEYDFDDKWLPLIDYLCSFGLRESHFTYIYERHMACLQINRASAEERLEFLLSVGVKSKDLKRMLVRQPQILEYTLSNLKSHVAFLAGIGVPDARMGQIISSAPSFLSYSIEQSLKPTISYLIEEVGIEESDVGKVVQLSPQILVQRIDNAWKSRFLFLSKELGAPKDSIVKMVTKHPQLLHYSIEEGILPRINFLRSIGMRNSDILKILTSLTQVLSLSVEKNLKPKYLYLVNDLKNEAQSLTKYPMYLSLSLEQRIRPRHRFLVSLRKAPKGPFPLSSFVLTDERFCQRLAGTSLEKYHTFRQSLLLSGFEDKTGRKPLASRR, encoded by the exons ATGGCGCTGCTGCAGCTGCATCCGCCGCCGCTGGCGGCGCTCGGTCGCTCCGTTCTCCCCTGCCGCCCGTTCCCCTCCGCGACCGCGACCGCCCGCCGCTCCCTCGCCTCGGTCGCCTTCTCTCTCCAGACCAACGTGCGCCTCCTCAAGCCCAACCGCCGCTCCCGGCGCTCCCGCTACCCCTACTACGACCTcgacgacgatgaagaggaagaagatgaggagtaCGACGAGGACGACGAGAGCGAG GACGATTTGTCAGGTTTGGAGTATCCTGGTGTCCTTTATACAAACAACCCGCGTGCTCCGAACAAGAGAGCAG GACGAAAAACACAACTGGTGAAAGAAAATTGGGAAGGAAGGCGGCCCAAAACTCGTGATAAACATGCTAGTCCAGGAAGGTCTAATTCCCTCCACCCCAGGAGCAAAATAAACAGAACATTGCTGAATCTTACAAGCATGAACAGTAAAGTAGAG TTGAAAAATGAAAGTATCTCTCGGAGTCTGTTTCAAAAATTGCAAGAAGAATATGACTTTGATGACAAATGGTTACCCCTTATTGATTACCTGTGCTCATTTGGACTGAGGGAATCCCATTTTACTTACATTTATGAGAGACACATGGCTTGCTTGCAAATCAACCGGGCTTCTGCAGAAGAAAGGTTGGAGTTCCTTCTAAGTGTTGGTGTTAAAAGCAAGGATCTGAAGAGGATGCTGGTCAGACAGCCGCAAATTTTGGAATACACTCTCAGCAATCTGAAGTCTCATGTTGCttttttggctggcattggtgttccgGATGCACGTATGGGGCAAATTATTTCTTCTGCCCCTTCATTTTTATCTTACAGTATTGAGCAGTCCCTGAAGCCAACTATAAGCTATTTGATTGAGGAAGTGGGTATTGAGGAGAGCGATgtggggaaagtggtgcagctaagCCCTCAGATTCTGGTGCAGCGAATTGATAATGCGTGGAAATCTCGATTTCTTTTTCTCTCAAAAGAACTAGGGGCTCCCAAAGATAGCATTGTCAAAATGGTCACAAAGCACCCACAGCTGCTTCATTACAGCATTGAGGAGGGCATCTTGCCTCGAATCAATTTCCTTAGAAGCATTGGCATGAGAAACTCTGATATTCTCAAAATATTGACAAGTCTTACTCAG GTGCTATCTTTGTCGGTGGAGAAAAATCTCAAACCAAAGTATCTTTATTTGGTCAATGACCTTAAGAATGAGGCTCAATCCCTGACGAAGTACCCCATGTACTTGAGCTTGTCTCTCGAGCAGAGAATTCGTCCCCGTCACCGTTTTCTTGTTTCATTGAGGAAAGCTCCAAAGGGCCCATTTCCTCTTAGCTCCTTTGTGCTTACAGATGAGCGTTTTTGCCAGCGGTTGGCTGGGACGAGCTTAGAGAAGTACCATACATTTAGACAGAGCTTGCTGCTGTCAGGTTTCGAAGATAAGACTGGAAGGAAACCATTGGCATCACGACGGTAG